Proteins found in one Choristoneura fumiferana chromosome 16, NRCan_CFum_1, whole genome shotgun sequence genomic segment:
- the LOC141436561 gene encoding uncharacterized protein gives MLKLVPKQERSQYEYFTKDYFTELEEKVVDMKANMMDFMMASPAKGSETNPSSLPSTFASSSAHDEVKLPKINIPQFSGDYHEWTSFQDLYVSLIHNKSTLNKVQKMHYLKSCLSGAAEQLLKHIPITENNYDTAWETLKQRFNNKRIIVNTILSRLINQRKLTSGTTKGLRDLLDTTNECLNKLKNLQITVESWDILIIYLIVNKLDQESHKEWEQDLGRLKISELPKLEMLTTFLEKRFRILEMIQQPGSTLSNSAVKQRTFHTNTVEHTCAFCNQDHLLYTCKEFGKLSVEKRVEYVQGARLCFNCLVPGHSVKFCKQKSSCRRCGRRHHSLLHSTWNKQSGNYTKDPVTSAPPSDNKEDIKEEKEDKIKSILFLTSLLGGKRC, from the coding sequence ATGTTGAAGTTAGTACCTAAACAAGAGCGTAGTCAGTACGAGTATTTTACCAAAGATTATTTTACTGAGTTGGAAGAAAAGGTTGTTGATATGAAGGCAAATATGATGGACTTTATGATGGCATCGCCGGCTAAAGGAAGTGAAACAAATCCCTCAAGTTTACCGTCCACCTTTGCATCATCGAGCGCACATGACGAAgtaaaattaccaaaaatcAACATTCCCCAATTTTCTGGCGATTATCACGAGTGGACTTCGTTTCAAGATTTATATGTTTCGCTAATACACAATAAAAGTACACTTAATAAGGTACAGAAAAtgcattatttaaaaagttgtttATCAGGTGCAGCTGAACAGTTATTAAAGCATATACCTATAACTGAGAACAATTACGACACGGCGTGGGAAACTCTTAAGCAAAGATTTAACAATAAAAGAATCATTGTCAATACGATATTGAGTCGATTAATAAATCAACGAAAATTGACCTCAGGAACAACAAAAGGTTTACGAGATTTATTAGATACGACGAACGAatgcttaaataaattaaaaaacttacaaatCACAGTTGAATCGTGGGACatattgataatttatttgattgttAACAAACTCGATCAAGAATCGCATAAAGAGTGGGAACAAGATTTGGGAAGGCTAAAGATTAGCGAATTACCTAAACTAGAAATGCTAACAACATTCTTAGAAAAAAGGTTTCGTATATTAGAAATGATTCAGCAGCCGGGTTCAACTTTATCGAACTCAGCTGTTAAACAGAGGACATTCCACACTAACACAGTGGAACACACATGTGCTTTCTGTAACCAAGATCACTTACTATACACTTGTAAAGAATTTGGAAAATTATCAGTGGAGAAGAGAGTGGAATATGTGCAAGGCGCGCGGCTTTGCTTCAATTGCCTAGTGCCGGGGCATTCTGTGAAATTCTGTAAACAAAAATCTTCATGCCGCCGATGTGGGAGAAGACATCACTCTCTGCTGCACAGTACGTGGAATAAGCAGTCGGGGAACTATACCAAGGACCCTGTGACCTCAGCACCTCCTTCTGACAACAAAGAAGATATCAAGGAAGAAAaagaagataaaataaaaagcataTTATTTCTCACTTCACTGCTGGGAGGCAAGCGGTGCTGA
- the LOC141436562 gene encoding uncharacterized protein, whose protein sequence is MPTALVQVKAENGEKHLMRALLDPCSQESFITEAAAQRLRLRRASISGHVTGVGQMKTILKHCTELQFSSRIEPTLTMKVTAYVVRHLTDMMPAKRIDIGEWKYLDHLVLADPTCHMPGHIDLLLGVEVFSEVLKPGVIKGPSGSLIAQETHLGWVVSGIAKSGTTDIKNIVSMHLNVDLHSMLKKFWELETIEEDTYALTSDDRKAEENFENTHKRSSDGRYVVRLPFREEPPTLPLNSRDIAVRRWIALEKRLERTPSLKTDYNNVLQEYIDLNHMKKIEGDDSTEKCVYLPHHAVVRDDKETTKVRVVFNASSAGANGVTLNDGLLTGPTLQEDLRDILLRWRTHKVAYVADIIKMYRQIGVHEADTNYQRIVWRSDPLKPIEDYRLLTVTFGTACAPYLAIKTYDKWRLMKVGTILKLSV, encoded by the coding sequence ATGCCGACTGCACTAGTACAAGTAAAAGCTGAAAATGGGGAAAAACACTTGATGAGAGCGCTACTGGACCCCTGCTCGCAAGAATCGTTTATCACCGAGGCCGCTGCTCAAAGGCTTAGGTTACGACGGGCATCTATTAGCGGACATGTAACAGGAGTTGGCCAAATGAAGACTATACTCAAACATTGCACAGAATTACAGTTTTCATCAAGAATTGAGCCCACACTTACAATGAAAGTCACAGCGTACGTTGTACGTCACCTCACCGACATGATGCCGGCAAAAAGGATTGATATTGGAGAGTGGAAATATTTAGATCATCTGGTCTTAGCAGACCCTACGTGTCACATGCCAGGTCACATCGACTTGCTCTTAGGAGTCGAAGTTTTCAGTGAAGTTCTTAAACCTGGTGTGATTAAAGGCCCCTCTGGTTCCCTCATAGCTCAAGAGACTCACCTCGGTTGGGTTGTTTCTGGTATAGCTAAATCGGGCACCACTGATATTAAAAACATCGTCAGCATGCATCTAAATGTCGATTTGCACAGCATGTTGAAGAAGTTCTGGGAGTTAGAAACCATAGAAGAAGATACTTACGCACTAACCTCAGATGACAGGAAGGCAGAAgagaattttgaaaatacacATAAACGAAGCAGTGATGGCCGTTACGTAGTGAGATTACCATTCAGAGAAGAGCCACCAACCTTACCACTTAACTCGCGAGACATTGCAGTCAGAAGATGGATTGCCTTAGAGAAAAGATTAGAAAGAACACCATCTCTGAAAACCGATTATAACAACGTGTTACAAGAGTATATAGATTTGAATCATATGAAAAAGATTGAGGGTGATGATAGTACGGAAAAATGTGTCTACCTACCTCACCATGCTGTAGTCAGAGACGATAAAGAGACCACTAAAGTCAGAGTCGTGTTCAACGCATCCTCTGCTGGTGCAAATGGAGTTACATTGAATGATGGATTACTTACAGGACCGACCTTGCAGGAAGATTTGAGAGACATTCTGCTTCGTTGGCGGACACATAAAGTTGCATATGTGGCGGATATAATAAAGATGTACCGACAGATAGGCGTACACGAAGCAGATACGAATTACCAACGTATTGTCTGGCGATCTGATCCCCTCAAGCCGATTGAAGACTACCGTCTACTTACAGTGACGTTCGGAACTGCTTGTGCGCCGTACTTAGCTATTAAAACCTACGACAAGTGGCGATTGATGAAAGTCGGGACCATCCTGAAGCTCAGCGTATAA
- the LOC141436563 gene encoding uncharacterized protein produces the protein MDDLLSGHDTEEKAIRDLKIVTEILKKGGFKMQKWSSNSKRVLQEVESKEREENIKLEVNKRENIKTLGIIWKTKEDKLKITNNLKDLPVKPVTKRNVLSDIASLFDPLGWLAPSIVIAKTFMQKLWTLGVSWDEELPEVLIKDWQTFRDEIPALTEVEVDRWIHTKEDKNSIEVHGFCDASISAYAAVVYVRAIKPQGQIKVTLLTAKTKAAPLKQVSVPRLELCAAVLLSKLLNHVAKIMKLRKEQVFAWSDSQVALAWIKGDPVRWNPFVKNRVNEINEITVIQDWYYVNTKQNPADPASRGLLPRKLLSNSLWWNGPIFLLEPVIALPKDHIPETDLECRKNIKSLVTEMDINENEFILTLARRYSSLKKLISVVAYCRRWMLHLKTKKENKEHLPGYLTSEERQEALTICLRKSQEQVFNSEILDLKNKKPVKKGSRLLPLSPFLDPKGVLRVGGRLRHAELEMEQKYPIIISKDNALLPLLLAEAHSSTLHGGPQLMMTYLRSKYWLINVGNEIKKYVRRCVICIRQKAETSTQLMGDLPAVRVKPAKPFLFTGVDFAGPINVRMSKGRGAKSNKAYISLFVCMVTRAFHIELVSNLTSQAFLAGLKRFVARRGRCAEIWSDHGTNFVGAKKDLIIMWRRCTSGLPDEFIAQLEDLHIKWKFIPPGAPNFGGLWEAGVKSIKHHLKRVVGNSTLTFEELTTLLAQIEACLNSRPLSPLNDDPNSFQPLTPGHLLIGEPLVAIPDDDFTEWKTHSLTRWQLTQKMLQDFWKRWQCEYLTRLQQRPKWNRVQNDLQLGDLVLIKDQRLPPGQWPMGRIAAKHPGSDGLTRVYDIRTKSGVMQRPITKLCVLPMLKDSVL, from the coding sequence ATGGATGATCTTTTGTCAGGCCATGATACAGAGGAGAAAGCTATAAGGGACCTAAAAATCGTTACCGAAATTCTAAAAAAAGGGGGCTTTAAGATGCAAAAATGGAGCTCGAACAGTAAAAGGGTCTTGCAAGAAGTCGAATCCAAAGAAAGGGAGgaaaatataaaactagaagTAAATAAACGTGAAAACATAAAAACTCTGGGTATTATTTGGAAAACTAAGGAAGACAAGCTTAAGataacaaacaatttaaaagaCTTACCAGTCAAGCCTGTTACGAAAAGAAATGTGTTGTCGGATATAGCTTCGCTATTTGATCCCCTGGGATGGCTGGCCCCTTCTATTGTCATCGCTAAAACATTTATGCAGAAATTATGGACACTGGGAGTGAGTTGGGATGAAGAACTGCCTGAAGTTTTGATTAAAGATTGGCAGACATTTAGGGACGAGATCCCCGCATTAACTGAAGTTGAAGTAGATCGCTGGATACACACCAAGGAAGATAAAAATTCTATTGAGGTACACGGATTTTGCGACGCCTCCATAAGTGCTTATGCGGCCGTAGTCTATGTGAGGGCCATTAAACCTCAGGGGCAAATCAAGGTTACTTTACTTACGGCTAAAACTAAGGCAGCTCCGCTGAAGCAAGTGTCAGTCCCAAGGCTGGAGTTATGCGCTGCTGTTCTACTTAGTAAGCTCCTAAATCATGttgcaaaaataatgaagttGAGAAAGGAACAAGTATTTGCATGGTCCGACTCGCAAGTAGCACTAGCATGGATTAAGGGCGATCCAGTTCGGTGGAATCCATTTGTCAAGAACAGAGtcaatgaaattaatgaaatcACTGTTATCCAAGACTGGTACTACGTCAACACCAAACAAAATCCAGCTGATCCTGCATCACGTGGCCTGTTGCCTAGAAAACTGTTGTCAAATTCGCTTTGGTGGAATGGGCCAATATTTTTGCTGGAACCAGTGATTGCCTTACCCAAAGACCACATACCTGAAACAGACTTAGAATgtcgtaaaaatataaaatcattGGTGACGGAAATGGATATAAACGAAAATGAATTTATACTTACCTTAGCACGCAGATACTCATCCCTCAAAAAACTTATTAGCGTCGTCGCCTACTGCAGAAGATGGATGTTACACctgaaaacaaaaaaggaaaataagGAACACTTACCTGGTTATTTAACATCAGAAGAAAGACAAGAGGCTCTTACTATTTGCTTGAGAAAATCACAGGAGCAAGTGTTCAACTCGGAAATTCTtgatctgaaaaataaaaagcctGTTAAAAAAGGAAGTCGTTTGTTACCACTCTCCCCCTTTTTGGATCCAAAGGGCGTGCTAAGAGTGGGCGGTCGGCTACGCCATGCAGAACTAGAAATGGAACAGaaatatcctattattatttcaaaggaCAATGCTCTGTTGCCTCTTCTTTTGGCTGAAGCTCACAGCAGTACTCTCCATGGCGGCCCGCAACTAATGATGACATATCTGCGATCAAAATATTGGCTGATTAATGTTGGAAATGAGATTAAAAAATACGTACGCAGATGCGTAATCTGCATAAGACAAAAAGCAGAGACTAGTACACAGCTGATGGGGGACTTACCTGCTGTAAGAGTGAAGCCGGCTAAACCGTTTCTTTTCACGGGTGTAGATTTTGCTGGACCTATCAATGTGCGCATGAGCAAAGGTCGCGGGGCCAAGAGCAACAAAGCCTATATTTCACTTTTTGTGTGCATGGTAACTCGCGCCTTCCACATCGAACTGGTGAGCAATTTAACCTCTCAGGCATTCCTAGCGGGCCTTAAGAGATTTGTGGCGCGGCGAGGGCGATGTGCAGAGATATGGAGTGACCACGGAACGAATTTTGTCGGGGCTAAAAAGGACTTGATCATAATGTGGCGTCGGTGCACTTCTGGTTTACCTGATGAATTTATAGCCCAGCTGGAAGACTTGCATATTAAATGGAAATTTATCCCGCCGGGAGCCCCTAATTTTGGCGGTCTATGGGAGGCAGGcgttaaatcaataaaacatcATTTGAAGAGGGTCGTGGGCAATTCTACACTCACGTTTGAAGAACTAACCACCTTACTTGCCCAAATCGAAGCCTGTCTCAACTCTCGCCCCTTATCTCCACTAAATGATGATCCTAATAGTTTTCAACCATTGACCCCAGGCCACTTGCTGATTGGCGAACCGCTTGTTGCTATTCCAGATGACGATTTCACGGAATGGAAGACTCACAGTTTGACTAGATGGCAACTGACGCAAAAGATGCTACAAGATTTTTGGAAAAGGTGGCAGTGTGAATATTTAACCCGATTGCAACAGCGTCCCAAGTGGAATCGCGTCCAAAATGATCTGCAGTTGGGTGATTTAGTGCTGATCAAAGACCAACGACTGCCTCCAGGCCAGTGGCCAATGGGCCGTATAGCCGCTAAACACCCCGGTTCTGACGGGCTGACACGTGTTTACGATATACGTACGAAATCTGGCGTTATGCAAAGACCTATTACGAAACTCTGCGTTTTACCAATGTTAAAGGACTCCGTCCTTTAG